Below is a window of Sporosarcina ureae DNA.
CTTATCTAGGTTATTGTGTTGACGTTTTCCTAATCTGAGTGCAATTCTATATATTTTTTTCAATCATTAGTCTAAATGCAGATTATATTAAGTGAAATATATTTTTTTGAAAAAACATGTCACCATTTCGTGTGTTCAAGTGTGTTAGTAGTGAAGGGAGTTGAGGGGTGTTGCGACAAAAGTGGTCGGATGAACGAGATGCAAAGCGAATGGTTGATACATATGGCAATATGTTATTTAGTATTTGCCTGGTTATTTTATGTAATGAGAAAGATGCAGAGGATGCCGTGCAAGATACTTTTATGACGTATGTAACGAAATCTCCAACTTTTAATGATTCGGAACATGAGAAGGCTTGGTTGATAACGATTGCCACGAATCGCTGTAAGAATATGAGAAGGTACAATATTATTCGTAAGCATATAGATATCAATGATTTACAACTAAATTCCAAGAATAATCAAAACCATGATCTACTCGACCACTTAATGAGATTGCCAACTAAACATAAAGTGGTTTTATTACTTCATTATGTGGAAGGTTATAAAGTCGATGAAATAGCAAAAATCCTTACCATTACTACGTCAGCCGTGAAAAAGCGATTACAGCGGGGAAGAGTGCTTCTTCGAGAAAGATATCGAAAGGAGAATGAATATGGATTTTGAGAAGATTAAAGATGCCGTTTCTTCTATTGAAATGTCAAAAGCCATGGAAGATCGTATAAAAGAGAATATCGTAAAGAAAAAATCGAGTTCAGGGAATTATATAAGGTGGATCTCGGTAGCATGTGCATTTGGAATCCTTCTCTCTATACTAATAGGCACTTCGTTTTTTAATGAAAATGGCAATTTTACGATTATCGCTTATGCATCTAGTAATGATGGGAATCAACTTAACATAAAACTCACATCAGAAAAAGCTACATTTAAATTATCAACTGAAGATAGAACGGATGGTAGTTTAATTAGTATAAGTGGTGGTGGAGCTAATTTGATTTTTACAGACGTTAGACTAAAAATAACTGGGGAACAGATTGAATCTATCACGTATACGTTAAGCGAAGGCAAGTTTGTGGAGGATGTTACATTTACATCTAAGGAGTATGTAAATACAGAATGGTTAGAAGCGGAAAAGATAAATTTTATTACTACTGAGCCTGGTTCTGGGAAATTCCAAGGGATAAAGGAAATCGGAAATACGTATACCGTTCAGTATAATGAACAAGACAAATATGAATATACACTTGCTATTCCCCATGATGGTAATAATATACTAACTGACGACAAAATAATCGAAGTAGTTGTTAACTATACCGACGGAAACTCCGAACAACAAGATGTTATCGTAACTCAAGAATCAGATTCTATTTCATTGAAACTCCATTAAATCAATCAGATCTTTTAGGGTGTGTAGTAGCAGTGCTAAACTGGTTTTTTATGACTGTTGAATAATCTGCTGAAAAGCTCTCAAGGGATTGATGAAGGGATAAAGCAAGGACACCGAATTCATAGGCGAATTCGGTGTCTTTTTGATTTTAGTCACTAAACTGATTACTAGTAAAGGCGACATGTTTTATGTGTTTCAATACCCAATTGTCGAATCCGTTTCCCAATCATGCCGTGTAGCTTGTCTGTGCTGTTTTTGCAATTGGCGAATACGTTCTTCGTATTGAATAGTTGCTTCATAATGATAGGTAAGCGCGATTGACATATATAATTCGTTCAGCTGCGATACCGAAAGGCCTTTCGTTTGTTTTGCTATTTCCTCAACTTGGGCAATGGAGAGGATTTTTTTGCGGTCCAGCTTTTCAATGTATTGCTTGCGTACTGTTTCTGTCGGAGATTTGATTTCATACGTGCTGTCAAAGCGGCCTGCGCGATTGATGAGTGCAGGGTCGATACGTTCGGGATAATTGGTCGTGCCGATGATGAACAGGCCGTCACGGACATGTACGCCGTCGAGGATGTTCAAAAATGTGCTTCTCATATGTTCCGGCATCGAGTCGATGTCTTCAATCACGAGAATGGCAGGCGCTAAACGTTCGACGGTATTAAATACTTCCTGAACTGAATGGCTGCCGGTGTATTCTGTAATTTGCCAGTAGACGACAGGTGCGTCGGTTGTTCCCGTAATTGAGCGAACGAGCGTTGTTTTACCGTTACCAGGCGAGCCGTATAATAATATTCCGCGCTTATAAGGTAGACCGTATTCTTTAAAAAATGCGCCTCCATCTCGGAAGAATTCATCGATCGAACGGAATAGATCATTTTTTAAATCTTCATCCAGTAAGACGTCGCTACGTTCGATTTGTGTGCCTGCCGCATATGTCTTTTTCTCCATACCTTCTTCGGTGTCCACCAAATACGTAATATTCGACTTCATCGCGTTCCGCTGTAATTGATTGAGTGACTCGATGAATTCTTTTACATGAGTGGCGGATGGGGCGAATACGGTATGTTCCGACCAGGTGGAGCCAGTTGCCACGTAATAGCTGATGTTGGCGATGGCGATTTCATGTTCAGGAAAGTAGATCAACTGATTGTCGATCGTGTCAGCACTCTGTAACGAAAATGCATTGGCGTCAGGGTCTTGCTGGATTTTTTGAGTCGGAAGCGTCGGGTATATGTGACTGAGTGACTCGAATGGCAATTGCTTGCGTTGGATCAGCTCTGGCAACATCGTTTCAGTGTATGAAGCGAATTCATCGACTTGGATGATTTGCCAGTTTGCAGGTGAACGCTGTTGAAGTGTGTCGAGTATGGCTTCAATGACGACACCATAATATTGATAGTGTGTCAGTTTTTCGTATTGTGTAGGGTGAAGAGGAACTAAAAATTCTGGTTTCATTACGTAACACTCTCCTTATAAATAAGTAGATCCCCCTTAAAAAAGGAGGATCCATGATGATTATTTTGTTTTAATTTTTCCTGACCATTGCTTGAAACCACCGCGAAGTTGATAGATCTCCGTGCATCCTTTTTTCTTAAGGAACAATGCAGCACGGCCCGTACGGCTTGTGTTTTGATCGTAAAGATAAACCGGCTTATCGGGACGAATTTCTTTATAGCGCTGTGAAAACTGTGTGAATGGGATATTACGAGCGCCTAAAATATGTCCTGCGTCAAAATCTTTCGGTTCGCGCACATCGATTAATTGTGCTTTACGATATCCTTGAATAAATTCTTCTTGTGTTAAAGTAGTCAATGCTTTTCCGACCCGTATGTATGTGATGACAAAATACAAGATGACCGCGAGCACAGCTGCCCCTAAAACATAGTAATTTAAATAACTCAACAAACTTCCTCCTTCATCAATATCTCTATTATAAAGATTATCTAGCATCAGTTCAATCCTAATGATAAAATGAAAGGCGTTATTGTTTTTTTCATTGACGAATTCCTATACTATAAGTGAAGTATGAATACGAAGGAGAATGAATATGACAAAATCCATATGGCATTACGTGGACTCTGGAAAATGCAGTCCATCCTTCAATATGGCACTGGATGAAGCGCTTCTCGACTTACATAGTCGCGGAGAGATCGGTCCGGTTCTGCGGTTTTATGAATGGGAACCTGCTACATTATCGATTGGCTATTTCCAGCAGATAAAAAAAGATATCGATATGGAAAAAGTAAAAGAATTAGGACTCGGTTTCGTCCGCAGACCTACAGGGGGCCGTGGTGTCCTGCATGAACATGAACTTACATACAGTGTCATTGTCAGCGAAGAATATGAAGGTATGCCCGAAACCGTAACGGAAGCGTATCGTGTCATATCGGGCGGATTGCTCGAAGGGTTCCGTAACTTGGGACTTCAGGCAGAGTTTTCGATTCCTGACAAAGAGGTAACAGAACAGCTACGCAGTCCTAAAAGTGGTGTGTGTTTTGATGCACCAAGCTGGTATGAGTTGGTCGTCGAAGGAAAGAAAGTGGCGGGCAGCGCACAAACACGTCAAAAAGGTGTCATTTTACAACACGGGGCTATTTTGATGAGTTTAGATGTCGATAAATTGACATCGATCTTCACCTATTCATCTCCTGCACTGAAAGAACGTGTCCGCAGAACGTTACCAGATCGTGCGATTGCGATTGATCGTTTGACCGATCGTGACATTTCAGTGAATGAATGCAAAGAGGCCTTTTCAAGAGGGTTTGAAAAATCCCTTGATATTTCATTGGAACCACTGGAATTAACCGCTGAACACCTTGCATTGGTTCACAAGATTGAGAAAGAAAAGTATGCGAACGATGACTGGAATTACAAAAAATAAAATTGGTTCTTTGGTTTTATTTTTTTGGGCAAAATGGTATGACATCAACGATTTTAGAATTCTGATGAAAACTGTCGATTGATATACTATTCAATATGTAGTAGATTATTTAATAAGACAAACACTATATGTTGTGTTTGATGCTGTAGAAGGAGGATGTTATATGGTTACGATGTCGAAACAAGGCGAACCATCTTTGAACAAACAACAACTGAATGAGGACATTGCAAATTTCCCTCAAGTGCACCCGATTACAGATGATATGAAGTTGACTCACAGTGGGGTATCACGTCTGGTGATGATCGATCGATATTCATTTAAGGATATGGAAAAGAAGACATTGAAAGAAGGCGATTTCGTCGTTCTGACAGTGAGAGAAGATCCGAAGTTTCCGGCACGAGGGTTAGGCTATATTACGAAGCTCGACCTAGAGAACAACAAAGCGGATATTTGGATTGAGGAAGAGTATCGTTCATCCATCGAAGATATGGACGCTCAATCTAAAGGAATTATTACGCGTCCACTCGATGTGCTTGAAAAACCTCTTGAAGTGTTTTATGAGCAGATCGCGAAACGTAATGCGACAGGTCTTGCTTCTGTTGAGAAAACGGAAGATCGACGCACAGAGTCGTATAACATGTTTTATGATCAGTTGAGCGCAATGAACTTCATTCCGGCGGGTCGTGTGCTGTATGGTGCAGGGTCAGATACGGATGTTACGTTCTTCAACTGTTACGTTATGCCGTTTGTTCCCGATTCACGCGAAGGAATTTCCGATCACCGCAAGCAAGTGATGGAGATCATGAGTCGTGGTGGCGGTGTAGGAACGAATGGTTCGACATTGCGTCCACGCAACACATTGGCGCGCGG
It encodes the following:
- a CDS encoding RNA polymerase sigma factor, coding for MLRQKWSDERDAKRMVDTYGNMLFSICLVILCNEKDAEDAVQDTFMTYVTKSPTFNDSEHEKAWLITIATNRCKNMRRYNIIRKHIDINDLQLNSKNNQNHDLLDHLMRLPTKHKVVLLLHYVEGYKVDEIAKILTITTSAVKKRLQRGRVLLRERYRKENEYGF
- a CDS encoding ATP-binding protein, which translates into the protein MKPEFLVPLHPTQYEKLTHYQYYGVVIEAILDTLQQRSPANWQIIQVDEFASYTETMLPELIQRKQLPFESLSHIYPTLPTQKIQQDPDANAFSLQSADTIDNQLIYFPEHEIAIANISYYVATGSTWSEHTVFAPSATHVKEFIESLNQLQRNAMKSNITYLVDTEEGMEKKTYAAGTQIERSDVLLDEDLKNDLFRSIDEFFRDGGAFFKEYGLPYKRGILLYGSPGNGKTTLVRSITGTTDAPVVYWQITEYTGSHSVQEVFNTVERLAPAILVIEDIDSMPEHMRSTFLNILDGVHVRDGLFIIGTTNYPERIDPALINRAGRFDSTYEIKSPTETVRKQYIEKLDRKKILSIAQVEEIAKQTKGLSVSQLNELYMSIALTYHYEATIQYEERIRQLQKQHRQATRHDWETDSTIGY
- a CDS encoding rhodanese-like domain-containing protein, with the protein product MLAVILYFVITYIRVGKALTTLTQEEFIQGYRKAQLIDVREPKDFDAGHILGARNIPFTQFSQRYKEIRPDKPVYLYDQNTSRTGRAALFLKKKGCTEIYQLRGGFKQWSGKIKTK
- a CDS encoding lipoate--protein ligase family protein, which encodes MTKSIWHYVDSGKCSPSFNMALDEALLDLHSRGEIGPVLRFYEWEPATLSIGYFQQIKKDIDMEKVKELGLGFVRRPTGGRGVLHEHELTYSVIVSEEYEGMPETVTEAYRVISGGLLEGFRNLGLQAEFSIPDKEVTEQLRSPKSGVCFDAPSWYELVVEGKKVAGSAQTRQKGVILQHGAILMSLDVDKLTSIFTYSSPALKERVRRTLPDRAIAIDRLTDRDISVNECKEAFSRGFEKSLDISLEPLELTAEHLALVHKIEKEKYANDDWNYKK